From Leptolyngbya sp. 'hensonii', the proteins below share one genomic window:
- a CDS encoding DUF11 domain-containing protein, with protein MQRHIILGSGLVTVLTAVFWINGSTSLAAAPFQVSGTGNGAPIVSQKPAQVDLQLLVEKQMVVRDTQGKQQIAWQPLQGNVTVQPGDTLRYSFTGKNTSDRAVKNLAVTQPIPRQMVYLPYSATGSAPIPVKITYSTDNGKTFVETPTIQVRLANGKVQTQPAPPSAYTQIRWTATQPLSPSASFTGSYQVRVR; from the coding sequence ATGCAACGACACATTATCCTTGGCTCAGGTTTGGTTACGGTTTTAACAGCAGTCTTCTGGATCAATGGCTCGACTAGCCTTGCTGCTGCCCCCTTTCAGGTGAGTGGCACGGGCAATGGAGCCCCGATCGTCAGTCAAAAACCTGCTCAGGTGGATTTGCAACTGCTGGTGGAAAAACAAATGGTGGTGCGGGATACCCAGGGCAAGCAGCAGATTGCCTGGCAACCGCTGCAGGGCAATGTCACGGTTCAGCCCGGGGATACCCTGCGTTATAGCTTCACAGGGAAAAATACCAGCGATCGGGCGGTGAAAAATCTGGCTGTGACCCAGCCGATTCCCCGCCAGATGGTTTATCTGCCCTACTCTGCCACGGGCAGTGCACCCATTCCCGTCAAGATTACCTACAGCACGGACAACGGCAAGACTTTTGTGGAGACTCCCACGATTCAGGTCAGGTTGGCCAATGGTAAGGTTCAGACCCAGCCTGCTCCTCCGTCTGCCTACACCCAGATTCGCTGGACGGCAACCCAGCCCCTCAGTCCTAGTGCCAGCTTTACTGGCAGTTACCAGGTGCGCGTCCGCTAG
- a CDS encoding DUF11 domain-containing protein — MSFQLSWSQRLRAPWLRSLAAIVLTSSLLPLSPIARAGISLQNRATATYGDGIQADLIDVMAVSGVVAAQPTVVPPGRITGCAGETLPTYTGFKVSLFDPLMGDPTGTSPGNPTPLTPTEVPDVVGNGIPLGLVPNSQNINLFPSNQGSFNFLLNASQQSFGKTYILVITPPAGSGYDQRRVQVTIGATTGNSLIYTATALDGKPLNPPNGQTSVSYTQSLTDLNQAGISLAVIAPTVSVCQNQALQIVKSGDRAAAEPGDTVIYRLAIRNLSSTAVVNLTVTDVLPLGFTYGVGSVRGESNGTPVSIATERSGSTLQFKAENFALPPGSQNQPSVLTIAYAATLTPDAIRGSGQNSAAVSGQRTDNQLLVKDGPSIHRLAIRAGILADCGTLIGRVFYDKNFDGEQQPGEPGLPNAVIFMDDGNRIVTDVNGLFSVANVIAGARTATLDLTSVPGYTLAPNPYFIERNSQVRLVRLEPGGLARINFGVVPAVQTGGTP; from the coding sequence ATGAGTTTCCAGCTAAGCTGGAGCCAACGCTTAAGAGCGCCCTGGCTCAGAAGTCTGGCGGCGATCGTGCTGACCAGCAGTCTGCTCCCCCTCAGTCCGATCGCTAGGGCCGGGATCTCCCTCCAGAACCGGGCAACGGCTACCTATGGCGATGGGATTCAGGCGGACCTGATTGACGTTATGGCTGTCTCCGGAGTGGTTGCGGCCCAGCCTACCGTTGTGCCTCCTGGTCGCATTACGGGTTGTGCTGGGGAAACCTTGCCCACCTATACCGGCTTTAAGGTCAGCCTGTTTGATCCTTTAATGGGAGACCCCACGGGCACCTCTCCTGGCAACCCAACCCCCTTGACGCCTACCGAAGTCCCCGATGTTGTAGGCAATGGTATTCCCCTGGGACTGGTCCCCAACAGCCAGAATATCAATCTCTTTCCCAGCAACCAGGGCAGTTTTAACTTCCTCCTGAATGCCAGCCAGCAAAGCTTCGGCAAGACCTACATTCTGGTTATTACGCCACCTGCTGGTTCCGGATATGACCAGCGTCGGGTGCAGGTGACGATCGGGGCTACCACTGGCAATAGCCTTATCTACACCGCCACGGCCCTGGATGGTAAGCCCCTGAATCCCCCCAATGGCCAGACCTCTGTTAGCTACACCCAGAGCCTGACGGATTTGAATCAGGCAGGTATTTCCCTTGCCGTGATTGCTCCCACCGTGAGTGTTTGCCAGAACCAGGCTCTGCAGATTGTTAAGAGTGGCGATCGGGCTGCTGCTGAACCGGGGGATACGGTGATTTATCGCCTTGCCATTCGCAACCTCTCCAGTACTGCCGTGGTTAACCTGACGGTCACGGACGTGCTGCCCCTCGGCTTTACCTATGGGGTGGGGTCGGTGCGGGGCGAATCTAACGGTACTCCTGTTTCCATTGCCACCGAGCGGTCTGGTTCCACCCTCCAGTTCAAAGCTGAAAACTTTGCTCTCCCTCCTGGTAGCCAGAATCAGCCTTCGGTGCTGACGATCGCCTACGCTGCCACCCTCACCCCTGACGCCATTCGGGGTTCCGGGCAGAACTCCGCTGCCGTCTCAGGACAGCGAACCGACAACCAGTTGCTGGTGAAAGACGGCCCCAGTATCCATCGGCTGGCTATCCGGGCGGGCATCCTGGCGGACTGTGGCACCCTGATTGGCCGTGTCTTTTACGACAAGAACTTTGATGGGGAACAGCAACCGGGCGAACCAGGGCTTCCCAATGCGGTCATTTTCATGGACGACGGTAATCGTATCGTCACCGACGTGAATGGGCTGTTTTCAGTGGCGAATGTGATCGCTGGTGCCCGTACTGCCACTCTGGATCTGACTTCAGTCCCAGGGTACACCCTGGCCCCCAATCCCTACTTTATCGAGCGCAACAGTCAGGTGCGCCTGGTGCGCCTGGAACCGGGTGGACTGGCCCGGATCAATTTCGGAGTTGTCCCTGCCGTTCAGACTGGAGGGACGCCATGA